CGGATACGGGTGCCCGGGATGACGTTGTCGTCGATGCCCATCTCGTCGGTGATGTCGTTGATCAGGGCGCTGTGAAGGTTCTCCAGCCGGTCGCGTTTCTCGGGTGTGAGCGTCATCGCGGTTCTATCCCAGGGACTCGATACGCGGGAAAAAGCGTGTCCGTAGCGGCAGACTGGACCGGAGGAGTCCGGCCTCGAGCGATGACGAACCGGCGGGCCGCTCAGAGTTCGGCCAGCACCTCGTCGGCGAACTGGTCGAGGACCGCCCGCACGTCTCGGTCGGGGTCGGTCTGGCGGACGTTCACCATCACGTGGTCGACGCCGGCGTCCCGGAGGTCTCGGACGTGCTCGACCAGCCAGTCCGTCCCGGTGGCGTAGCCCTGGTGGATTCGCTCCGGTCCGGCCGTCGGATCCTCGGCGAGCGCGACGTGCAGCACCTGCACGTACGGCTTCTCGCCCGCGACCGCGCGCCAGTCCTCGACCTGCTCGGCCACGCCCTCGGCGGTCCGCTGGTAGTACACCCAGCCGTCGCCGCGCTCGCCGATCCACTCCGGGGACTGGCCTGCGTGGCCGGTCACGAGTAGCGGCAGCGTCTCGGTCGTCGGCTTCGGCAGGAGATCCATCGACCCGTCGAGGCTTCCGAACGGTGTGTCGATCTCGGGGTACTCCTCGGCCCAGACCGTCCGCAGCGTCCGGACGGACTCGCGGAACAGTTCGTCGGTGCGGTCCTCGTCGACGCCGAAGGCGGCGTACTCCGGCGGGCGGTCGCCGCTGGCGACGCCGAGGACGAGCCGCCCGTCCGAGAGTCGGTCGACCGACGCCGCGGCCTTGGCGACGTGGAGCGGGTGGCGCAGCGGGAGGACGATACTCCCCGTCGCCAGCGCCACGTCCTCCGTGTTGGCGGCGATATGGGAGAGAAAGACCCAGGGGTCGTACACCTGCCCGGCGTCGTCGAACTTCGGCCAGAACAGCGGCACGTCGCGGAACCACAGCGCGTCGAAACCCAGCCGCTCGGCGTAAGCGGCGAGTTCGGTCTGCTCGCCGAGCGGCGGGATCGGCCCGTCGGCGGTCGTGATCGGGAAGAAGAGGCCGACGGAAAAGTCGTCGTCGAACATGCGGCGATACCCGCGGTTCGCGTGGTCGGTCATCGCTCCTCGGTTGGGGAGACGCCGACGAGAAAGTGCTGATCGTCGCCCGTCCGCCGGGCAGCCACCGCGTCGCGCGTTCGGTCGCCCGTCGCCGACCGGGACCGGTCTCAGAGCCCGATCAGGTCGTCGAGTTCGACGTCCTCGACGCGGCTGCCGCAGGCCGAGCACTCGCTGACGTTCGACGGCGCGGGGCCACCTTCCATGTGCACCGCTCCACAGTCCGTACACACCTCGAGTTCTGCCTGAAGCATACACCGGCTCGTCAGCCCGACGATACATGGGCCTTGTGCCCGACGCGGTGGCCGGCGCTCAGTCGTCGTCCGAAACGATGCGGTCGGCCAGCGGCGCGGTGCGGTCGTCGTCGGCGACCGACGCGCGGATCGCGTCGGCGGGCGGCACCAGCCGGTAGTTCGGTCGCCCCTTTCCGGTGGCCGAGGTGTCGTCGCGGACGCCCTCGACGACCCCGTCGGCCTCGAGTTCGTTCAGCGTCCGCGACACTTCAGCCTCTGTCACCGTGCCGAGCACGTCGCTCTCGACGGCGTCCATCGCCTGGTTGCACGCCCGTCGGATCTCACCGGCGTGGGCGGGCGTCTCGCCGCGCACGGACAGTTCGACCACACCGGCGGCCACGGCGCGCGTCGACAGCGACTCCGACCCGAGTTCGGCTCGTTCGGTCATGGCGCTCCCTTCGGACGGATCTGTGATAACGATTGTGCGGGATCCGCCGCCCGCTCGACGGGCGCGTCGGCTCGCACACCGGCTCGCGCCGCCGTTCGCCTCGCCGACTCAGGTCGTCGTGGTCGTGTTGTTCTGGGGGATCTTCGGGATCAGCCACGAGAGGAACGCGTCGGGACTGCGGGTCTGGGTCCAGACCGTCCCCTCGCCGGAGAACTCGCAGACCAGCCCCTCGCCGCTGAACAGCGTCGACTTCAGGCCGCCGACCTTCCGCACGTCGAACGACAGCGCCTCCTCGAAGGCGACGATGTGGCCGGTGTCGACGACGAACGACTCGTCGGCGGTCACCTCGTGTTCGTCGATGGCCCCGTAACTCGACAGGAACACCGGACCGGCGCCCGACAGGCGGAGGAGAAAGAGGCCCTCGCCCCCGAAGAAGGTCTTCGCGCCGCCGAACTCGGTGTCGACCTCGACCGTCGGGTCCGAGGCCAGGAACGACGAGGACTGGACGTACAGCGTCTCGTCGGCGAGGTCGTGGTGTTGCACGTCGCCCGACAGCGCGGGCGCCAGCTGTATCTGCCCGCCGTCGGGCGCCGAGAACGTGTTCATGAAGAAGGACTCGCCGCCGAACAGCGACCGCGAGAGCGATTTGAGGATCCCTCCCTCGGCGTTGGTCTCGACGTCGATCGACGGCGCTTTGCTCACCATCGCGCCCGCTTCCGACCGGACGGACTCACCGGGACCGAGGTCGAGCGTCAACTGCGCGTACGACGGTCTGTGGGAGATCTCGTGCTCCATGGACGCCCTGTTGGTTCGCCGAGACGATACTCTTGTCGCCGGCTCGGTAGGTCGCTGGGTGGATCAGTTCAGTGCCTCGACCTCGTCGGTGAGGTCGTCGGCGCCGTCGACGGGGCCGTTGACGAACAGGCCGTGGCCGATGAGCGCCACGGCGACGAATCCGGCGGCGAGCACCGACGTAGTCGCTGCGACCGACGTGAGCGCCGCGACCGCGCCGCCGACGCTCATGCTCGCGAACACGCCGAGCAGGACCAGGTCGTAGTACTGCCAGGTGTAGGCCATACGCCCGATTTGGGTGGCGGGCGCAAAAACGCACGGGGCGCTCCCGGCCGGTGGGCCGAGCGGCCGGGGGGTTACTCGGCCACGAGCGGGCTCTCGGCCCGGTAGGCGATAGCCATCGGGAGGCCAGCGGCGTCGGTCGGCGGTTCCGCGGGGAGCGTCCGGAGCGTCCCGTCGCCCGGGGCGGCGGTGTAGGCCAGCGCGACCGCGTCGAGCACGTCGGCGACGGCGACCTCGTGTCCCTCGGTGGCCGCGGCGGCGGCCTGGACGACGGGCGGCGCGTCGCGGTCGTACTGGGCGAGCGTCCGCATCCGCTCGGCGTAGCCCGCGGCGTAGGCCGTGTCGTGCTCGAGCGCCTCGCCCGCGAACGCGCGGAAGCAGACCTCCGAATGGCTCCCCGCGAACGCCGCCCGGGCCTCGGGGACGTTCTGGAGGAGTTCGTCGACGGCCACGATGGCGTCGCTCATCGCGAACGCTCGTTCGGAGATGCCCCGGCCCGCCTTGCGCTCGTTGACGCGCTGGGCGGCGGGGTACCGGCGCTTGCGCGTCGCCTCCCTGACCGGTGGGGTGACGACCGCGTCGCTCATCGCACCCAGCGCGCGCCGCGCGAGGTCGTCGCAGCGCCGGCCTTCCTCCCCCTCCTCGACGAGGCCGACCGGCACGTCCACGAGGACGCGCTCGGTGCGCTCCTCGTAGCGGACCCACAGGTCTCCGACCTCGTCGAACACCGCGGCGTGGTCGAACCCCGAGCGGTCGAACGCCACCGCGAACCACGACGTCCCCGACCGGGTGACGCCGACGTACAGCGATTCGGCGACATCGCTCATCGTATCACACTGCGTGCCCCCGGATTAAAACCCCTCGGCCGCGGCCTCCGACAGCCGACCGCGACGGGCTGTCAACCGTCGAGAAAATCTCACGAAATCGACGTGTCGTGGTAACGACTCTCTCGGAAGTCCTATACGTCCCCCGCTCATCCCTTCGTTTGCAATGGCATCCGGTAAGGTTGATTTCTTCAACGACACGGGCGGTTACGGTTTCATCGAGACTGAGGACGCTGACGACGACGTTTTCTTCCACATGGAGGACGTGGGCGGTCCGGACCTCGAAGAGGGACAGGAAGTGGAGTTCGACATCGAGCAGGCCGACAAGGGCCCGCGAGCGACCAACCTGGAGCGCCTCTAATGGCCTCCGGTAAGGTCGACTTCTTCAACGACACTGGCGGCTACGGCTTCATCGAGACCGAGGACGCCGACGACGACGTGTTCTTCCACATGGAAGACGTCGGCGGCCCGGACCTCGAAGAAGGGCAGGAAGTGGAGTTCGACATCGAGCAGGCCGACAAGGGTCCGCGAGCGACCAACCTGGAGCGTCTCTAACGATGGCGAAAGGTACGGTCGACTTCTTCAACGACACCGGTGGCTACGGCTTCATCGACGCCGAGGACGAGGACGAGGACGTGTTCTTCCACATGGAAGACGTCGGCGGCCCGGACCTCGAAGAGGGCGAGGAAGTGGAGTTCGACATCGAGCAGGCCGACAAGGGCCCGCGCGCGTCGAACCTCACCCGACTGTAAGTCGCTGACACCGACGACGGCGTCAGCGACGGGCTGACTCCGCATTCTACCACTCTCCGACCGACGAGCGACGGCGCCCGTCGGTCACCGATCACCCACGTCGACGAGCGGCGCCGCCGCTTCCGGGGGATGTGGGACAAGAAGGAAAACCGCGGAGCGGCGGCGCTACTGCGGGTCGACGTCGTTCAGCTTCGCCAGGTCCTCGTCGGTCAGTTCGACTTGCGAGGCGGCGACGTTCGATTCGAGGTGGTCGACGCTGGAGGTGCCGGGGATCGGCAGCGTCACGTCCGAGTGATGGAGCAGCCACGCCAGCGCGACCTGTCGGCGGGAGGCGTCGTGTGCCTCGCCGACCTCGTCGAGGACGCCCGCGACCCCGTCGTCGTCGACGGTGTACAGCGGTCCCCACGGGATGAAGCCGACGTCGTACTCCTCGCAGGCCTGCAGTACGTCCTCGTCGCCGCGGTAGGCGACGTTGTACTGGTTCTGGACCGTCGCGATGTCGACGATGTCGCGGGCGAGATCCAGCTGCTCGACGGAGACGTTCGAGAGGCCGACGTGGTCGACCTGCCCGGCGTCTTTCATCTCGGCGAAGGCGTGGACGGAGTCCTCGAAGTCCGTCTCGGGGTCCGGGCGGTGGAACTGGTAGAGGTCGATACTGTCGACACCCAGCCGGTCGAGGCTACAGAGGACCTGATTGTGGAGGAACTGCGGGTCGCCGTGTGTCGGCCACTCGCCCTCGCGGTGACGCAGGAGGCCGGCCTTCGAGGCGACCACCGGGTCGGCGTCGACCTCGGCCAGCGCGTCGTTGAGGATCCGCTCGCTCGTCCCGGGGCCGTAGGAGTCGGCGGTGTCGACGAAGTCGACGCCCAGTTCCGTCGCGCGGTGGACGACCTCGCGGGCGTTGTCCTCGTCGTCGGGGCGGCCGATGATGCCCTCCCCTGTCAGGCGCATCGCGCCGAAGCCCAGCCGGTGGACCGTCAGCTCCCCACCGATGTCGAACGTGTCGCTCTCGTTGTGTACGTCGTCGGTCATACCGGTTCCCGCTGGGCCCGCCACACACTAAGCCGTGGGGAAGCCGGAAGGACGCGTGGGGTTCGCGAGGCCGAGGGTCGGTGCGGTCCGGGACTCAGTTCAGGCGCTCACGCGCGACGAACACCGTCTTCAGCTTCCGCCCGCAGTCCGGACAGCACAGCGACTGCCACTTCGTCGGGTCCAGGTCCGCGATCGTCTCGCTGCGGGTCGCCGTCTCGCGATCCACCGACCGCTCGCAGGTCCCGCAGTAGAGGCCCCCGTCGCTCATGCGCGCGGCTACGGCGCGGGACCGCAAAACCACATCGGATAGGTCGAGGGCGTCGAAAATCGGGGAGAGATATCGGCCGTGGTCAGCCGAGTCGGGTCGCGGTCACTCCAGGTCGAAGCGGTCGGCGCGCATGACCGTGGTCCACGCGTCGACGAAGTCGGAGACGAGCTCCGCTTCGCCGTCCTCGGAGCCGTACACCTCTGAGACGGCGCGCAGCCGCGAGTTCGACCCGAAGACGAGGTCGAAGCGGGTCCCCTCCCACTCGAGTTCGCCGGTGTCGCGGTCGCGGCCCTCGTAGACCTGGTCGAGGCCGTCGGCGGGCTCCCACTCGGTGCCCATGTCGAGCAGGTTCACGAAGAAGTCGTTGGTCAGCGTGCCGGGCTCGTCGGTGAACACGCCCAGGTTCGAGTCGTCGTAGGTCGCACCCAGCGCGCGCATCCCGCCGACCAGCGCCGTCATCTCCTCGACGGTCAGGTCCAGCAGGTCGGCCTCGTCGACGAGCAGCTCCTCGGCCGGGCGGTCGACGCCGTCAGCCATGTAGTTGCGGAACCCGTCGGCTTTGGGCTCGAGCGCCTCGAAGGAGTCGACGTCGGTCTGGTCGGCCGTCGCGTCCACGCGGCCGGGTTCGAACGGCACCGCGACGTCGTAGCCGGCGTCGGCGGCGGCCGCCTCGACGGCCGCGTTGCCGCCCAGCACGATCAGGTCCGCCAGCGAGACGCGGGTGTCGTCGTCCCGGTCGTTGAACTCGGCCTGGATCGACTCGTAGGTCTCGAGTGTCGCCTCCAGCTGGTCGGGCTCGTTGGCCTCCCAGCTACGCTGGGGTTCGAGGCGGACGCGGGCGCCGTTGGCACCGCCGCGCTTGTCGCTGTCGCGATAGGTCGACGCCGAGGCCCAGGCGGTCTTGACCAGCTGCGACCGCGAGAGGTCGCTGTCGAGGAGCTCGTCTTTGAGGTCGGCGACCTGCTCGTCGTCGACCAGGTCGTAGTCGCGGTCGGGCAGCGGGTCCTGCCAGACCATCGTCTCGTCGGGGACCTCGGGGCCGAGGAATCGCTCGGGCGGGCCCATGTCGCGGTGAGTGAGCTTGTACCACGCCTTCGCGAAGGCCATGCCGAACTCCATCGGGCTCTCCTGGAAGTCCTCCATGATCTCGCGGTAGTCGGGGTCGCGCTTGAGCGCGATGTCGGTCGTGAGCATCATGGGCGTGACCTCCTCGTCGGGGTCGGCGGCGTCGGGGGCCGACTCGACGTCCTCGCCTTCCTTGGGCGTCCACTGCCAGGCGCCGCCGGGACCTCTCTCGGGTTCCCACTCGTAGTCGAGCAGGTTGTCGACGTAGCCCATGTCCCACCAGGTCGGGTCCGAGGTCCACGGGCCCTCGATCCCGCTGGTGATCATCTCGCCACCTTTCGTGCCGTCGGTCTGCCAGCCCAGGCCCATGTTCTCGATGGGCGCCGCCTCGGGCTCGGGACCGTGGTTGTCCTCGGGGTCGTCTGCGCCGTGGACCTTCCCGAAGGTGTGACCGCCGGCGATCAGCGCCGCCGTCTGCCGGTCGTCCATCGCCATCCGGGAGAACGTCTGGCGGATGTTCTTCGCCGACGCCTCGGGGTCGGGCTGGCCGTCCGGCCCTTCGGGGTTCACGTAGATGAGCCCCATGACGGAGGCGCCGAGACCCTCCTGGATCTCGCCGGGCTCGTCGAAGCGCTCCTGGCCCTCCATCTCCTGTTCGGGCCCCCAGTCGACCGATTCGTCGGGTTCGAAGTCGTCCTCGCGGCCGCCGGCGAAGCCGAACGTCTTGAACCCCATCGACTCGACGGCGACGTTGCCCGCCAGGACGATCAGGTCGGCCCACGAGAGGTTGCGACCGTACTTCTGTTTGACCGGCTGGAGCAGTCGCCGCGCCTTGTCGAGGTTCGCGTTGTCCGGCCAGCTGTTGAGCGGGGCGAACCGCTGTTGGCCGCCGGCCGCGCCGCCGCGGCCGTCGTACGCGCGATACGTGCCGGCGCTGTGCCACGCCATCCGGATCATGAAGGGTCCGTAGTGACCGTAGTCGGCCGGCCACCAGTCCTGGGAGGTCGTGATGACCTCCTCGATGTCCGACTTCACTTCGTCGAGGTCGAGTTCCTCGAACGCCTCGGCGTAGTCGAAGTCGTCCCCGTAGGGCCCGCTCTCGCGGGCGTTCTGGTCGAGGATGCTCA
This DNA window, taken from Halosimplex litoreum, encodes the following:
- a CDS encoding LLM class oxidoreductase, translating into MTDHANRGYRRMFDDDFSVGLFFPITTADGPIPPLGEQTELAAYAERLGFDALWFRDVPLFWPKFDDAGQVYDPWVFLSHIAANTEDVALATGSIVLPLRHPLHVAKAAASVDRLSDGRLVLGVASGDRPPEYAAFGVDEDRTDELFRESVRTLRTVWAEEYPEIDTPFGSLDGSMDLLPKPTTETLPLLVTGHAGQSPEWIGERGDGWVYYQRTAEGVAEQVEDWRAVAGEKPYVQVLHVALAEDPTAGPERIHQGYATGTDWLVEHVRDLRDAGVDHVMVNVRQTDPDRDVRAVLDQFADEVLAEL
- a CDS encoding Cdc6/Cdc18 family protein, encoding MTERAELGSESLSTRAVAAGVVELSVRGETPAHAGEIRRACNQAMDAVESDVLGTVTEAEVSRTLNELEADGVVEGVRDDTSATGKGRPNYRLVPPADAIRASVADDDRTAPLADRIVSDDD
- a CDS encoding TIGR00266 family protein; the protein is MEHEISHRPSYAQLTLDLGPGESVRSEAGAMVSKAPSIDVETNAEGGILKSLSRSLFGGESFFMNTFSAPDGGQIQLAPALSGDVQHHDLADETLYVQSSSFLASDPTVEVDTEFGGAKTFFGGEGLFLLRLSGAGPVFLSSYGAIDEHEVTADESFVVDTGHIVAFEEALSFDVRKVGGLKSTLFSGEGLVCEFSGEGTVWTQTRSPDAFLSWLIPKIPQNNTTTTT
- a CDS encoding DUF429 domain-containing protein, with the translated sequence MSDVAESLYVGVTRSGTSWFAVAFDRSGFDHAAVFDEVGDLWVRYEERTERVLVDVPVGLVEEGEEGRRCDDLARRALGAMSDAVVTPPVREATRKRRYPAAQRVNERKAGRGISERAFAMSDAIVAVDELLQNVPEARAAFAGSHSEVCFRAFAGEALEHDTAYAAGYAERMRTLAQYDRDAPPVVQAAAAATEGHEVAVADVLDAVALAYTAAPGDGTLRTLPAEPPTDAAGLPMAIAYRAESPLVAE
- a CDS encoding cold-shock protein, whose protein sequence is MASGKVDFFNDTGGYGFIETEDADDDVFFHMEDVGGPDLEEGQEVEFDIEQADKGPRATNLERL
- a CDS encoding cold-shock protein, whose protein sequence is MASGKVDFFNDTGGYGFIETEDADDDVFFHMEDVGGPDLEEGQEVEFDIEQADKGPRATNLERL
- a CDS encoding cold-shock protein encodes the protein MAKGTVDFFNDTGGYGFIDAEDEDEDVFFHMEDVGGPDLEEGEEVEFDIEQADKGPRASNLTRL
- a CDS encoding aldo/keto reductase, coding for MTDDVHNESDTFDIGGELTVHRLGFGAMRLTGEGIIGRPDDEDNAREVVHRATELGVDFVDTADSYGPGTSERILNDALAEVDADPVVASKAGLLRHREGEWPTHGDPQFLHNQVLCSLDRLGVDSIDLYQFHRPDPETDFEDSVHAFAEMKDAGQVDHVGLSNVSVEQLDLARDIVDIATVQNQYNVAYRGDEDVLQACEEYDVGFIPWGPLYTVDDDGVAGVLDEVGEAHDASRRQVALAWLLHHSDVTLPIPGTSSVDHLESNVAASQVELTDEDLAKLNDVDPQ
- the katG gene encoding catalase/peroxidase HPI, which encodes MSNKDPNPQTRKRNRDWWPNTLDLSILDQNARESGPYGDDFDYAEAFEELDLDEVKSDIEEVITTSQDWWPADYGHYGPFMIRMAWHSAGTYRAYDGRGGAAGGQQRFAPLNSWPDNANLDKARRLLQPVKQKYGRNLSWADLIVLAGNVAVESMGFKTFGFAGGREDDFEPDESVDWGPEQEMEGQERFDEPGEIQEGLGASVMGLIYVNPEGPDGQPDPEASAKNIRQTFSRMAMDDRQTAALIAGGHTFGKVHGADDPEDNHGPEPEAAPIENMGLGWQTDGTKGGEMITSGIEGPWTSDPTWWDMGYVDNLLDYEWEPERGPGGAWQWTPKEGEDVESAPDAADPDEEVTPMMLTTDIALKRDPDYREIMEDFQESPMEFGMAFAKAWYKLTHRDMGPPERFLGPEVPDETMVWQDPLPDRDYDLVDDEQVADLKDELLDSDLSRSQLVKTAWASASTYRDSDKRGGANGARVRLEPQRSWEANEPDQLEATLETYESIQAEFNDRDDDTRVSLADLIVLGGNAAVEAAAADAGYDVAVPFEPGRVDATADQTDVDSFEALEPKADGFRNYMADGVDRPAEELLVDEADLLDLTVEEMTALVGGMRALGATYDDSNLGVFTDEPGTLTNDFFVNLLDMGTEWEPADGLDQVYEGRDRDTGELEWEGTRFDLVFGSNSRLRAVSEVYGSEDGEAELVSDFVDAWTTVMRADRFDLE